A stretch of the Macaca mulatta isolate MMU2019108-1 chromosome 14, T2T-MMU8v2.0, whole genome shotgun sequence genome encodes the following:
- the OOSP2 gene encoding oocyte-secreted protein 2 — protein MPYKNHLNQSPLLVSRVVLCWRSAQMVSMALEVLMLLALLMWTGAENLHVKINCSLDWLMVSVIPLAESRNLYIFADELHLGMGCPANWIHTYVYEFIYLVHDCGIRTRVISEETLLFQTELYFTPRNIDHNPEEIHLECSASRKSVWLTPVSTENEIKLDPSPFIADFQTTAEELGLLSSSQTCSELKEKWKLEAGIMYFAGKQFCFFMAKI, from the exons ATGCCATATAAAAATCACTTAAACCAGTCGCCACTTCTTGTTTCCCGAGTCGTCCTGTGCTGGAGGTCTGCCCAGATGGTCTCCATGGCTCTAGAAGTCTTGATGCTCCTTGCTCTCTTGATGTGGACTGGTGCTGAGAACCTCCATG TGAAAATAAATTGCTCTCTGGACTGGTTGATGGTCTCAGTTATCCCACTTGCAGAAAGCAGAAATCTGTATATATTTGCGGATGAATTACATCTGGGAATGGGCTGCCCTGCAAATtggatacatacatatgtatatgagTTTATATATCTTGTTCATGATTGTGGCATCAGGACAAGG GTCATTTCTGAGGAAACACTCCTTTTTCAAACCGAGCTATACTTTACCCCAAGGAATATAGATCACAACCCCGAGGAAATCCATTTGGAGTGTTCTGCCTCTAG GAAATCGGTGTGGCTTACACCAGTTTCTactgagaatgaaataaaattggatCCTAGTCCTTTTATTGCTGACTTTCAGACAACAGCAGAAGAGTTAGGATTATTATCTTCTAGTCAAACTTGCTCTGAACTAAAGGAGAAATGGAAACTTGAAGCTGGTATTATGTATTTTGCAggaaaacagttttgttttttcatggcAAAAATATAG